A single region of the Nicotiana sylvestris chromosome 6, ASM39365v2, whole genome shotgun sequence genome encodes:
- the LOC104230456 gene encoding protein argonaute PNH1-like: MPQWQMKDPEQKHMVSRTPLKESLNQNAQPQISGERRIEEVKRNNNAGRRRSRRKGKGILVEKMQDINDSQTSTPCSASSSERSLVFPHRPGYGQLGTKCMVKANHFIAELSERSLSQYSVKITPEVKCTRLNKAVMAELVKLHKDSDLGKRIPVFDGRRTLYTAGLLPFNAKDFSIVLADDDEWIGITKERTFTVTIKFMSQANLLPLRELLSGKQVDSPPQALKIIDIVLRELASQRYISVGRFFYSPNIKKPQTLGNGLQSWRGFYQSIKPTQMGLSLNIDMSTTAFIEPLPVVEFVAQVLGKDVSSRPLSDADRVKVKKALRGVKVEVTHRGNIRRKYRISGLTSQPTRELIFPVDEEKNMKSVIEYFQEVYGFTIQYPHLPCLLVGSQKKVNYLPMEACKILEGQRYTKRLDEKQITSLLKSSCQRPREQEMDILQTIRQNGYKHDPIAKEFGISIDDKLATVEARVLPAPWLKYNDSGKEKECHPQLGQWNMVNKKVINGSTVNHWACINFSCNVQENAARGFCHQLAQMCQVSGMEFNCEPVVPIYSARPDQAKKALSYVYNAAANKLGGKELELLIAILPDNNGSLYGSLKKICETDLGLISQCCLTKHVLKISKQYLSNVSLKINVKMGGRNTVLLDALRWKIPLVSDIPTIIFGADVTHPESGEDCSPSIAAVVASQDWPEVTKYAGLVCAQPHRQELIQDLYRTWQDPQRGTMSGGMIRELLLAFKKATGQKPLRIIFYRDGVSDGQFYQVLLYELDAIRKACASLEPGYQPPVTFIVVQKRHHTRLLPNNHNDRNHTDRSGNILPGTVVDTKICHPTEFDFYLCSHAGIQGTSRPAHYHVLWDENNFTADEMQSLTNNLCYTYARCTRSVSVVPPAYYAHLAAYRARCYVEPDSHGNGSKRSTRTTNGSVNVRPLPALKEKVKNVMFYC; the protein is encoded by the exons GAACTCCATTAAAAGAGTCGTTGAATCAGAACGCGCAACCCCAAATTAGTGGAGAGCGtagaattgaagaagtcaagaGAAATAATAATGCGGGGAGGAGAAGGAGCAGGAGGAAAGGAAAAGGGATATTAGTCGAAAAAATGCAGGATATAAATGATTCTCAGACTAGTACCCCTTGTTCTGCTTCATCATCCGAAAGAAGTCTCGTGTTTCCTCATAGGCCGGGATATGGCCAACTCGGTACTAAGTGTATGGTAAAAGCCAACCATTTCATTGCTGAATTATCAGAAAGGAGCTTAAGCCAATATAGC GTAAAAATTACTCCGGAAGTTAAATGTACAAGATTGAACAAGGCTGTTATGGCTGAGTTGGTAAAACTTCATAAAGATTCCGACTTGGGTAAAAGAATTCCCGTTTTTGATGGAAGAAGAACACTTTATACAGCAGGGTTGCTTCCCTTTAACGCAAAAGATTTCAGCATCGTTCTTGCTGATGATGACGAATGGATAGGAATCACAAA GGAGCGTACGTTTACTGTTACAATCAAGTTCATGTCACAAGCAAACTTGCTTCCGCTACGCGAACTTCTTTCTGGGAAGCAAGTTGACAGTCCTCCACAAGCACTTAAAATTATTGATATTGTGCTCCGGGAGCTCGCTTCTCAAAG GTACATATCAGTTGGGAGATTTTTCTATTCTCCTAATATTAAGAAGCCACAGACACTAGGTAATGGCTTACAGTCTTGGAGGGGTTTCTACCAGAGCATAAAACCTACTCAAATGGGATTGTCACTTAATATTG ATATGTCAACAACAGCTTTCATTGAACCACTCCCAGTTGTTGAATTTGTTGCTCAAGTTTTGGGAAAAGATGTTAGTTCAAGGCCACTGTCCGATGCAGATCGAGTAAAG GTTAAGAAGGCTCTCAGAGGTGTCAAAGTTGAAGTTACACATAGGGGAAATATTCGAAGGAAATACCGAATTTCTGGGTTGACATCACAGCCAACAAGAGAGCTAAT TTTTCCAGTTGATGAAGAAAAGAACATGAAATCGGTCATCGAGTATTTCCAAGAGGTGTACGGATTTACCATTCAGTATCCTCATTTACCTTGTCTCCTCGTGGGAAGCCAAAAGAAAGTAAATTACTTACCGATGGAG GCTTGTAAGATTCTTGAGGGACAAAGATACACCAAAAGGCTGGATGAGAAACAGATCACATCACTATTAAAATCGTCATGCCAACGACCACGAGAACAAGAAATGGATATTTTGCAG ACCATTCGCCAGAACGGATACAAACACGATCCTATAGCAAAGGAGTTTGGCATAAGCATTGATGATAAGCTTGCAACAGTTGAAGCTCGAGTTCTCCCAGCCCCGTGG TTGAAGTACAATGATTCAGGGAAGGAAAAGGAATGTCATCCACAGCTAGGTCAGTGGAAcatggtaaataag AAAGTAATTAACGGAAGTACTGTAAACCATTGGGCTTGCATCAACTTCTCATGTAATGTCCAAGAAAATGCGGCCCGTGGATTTTGTCATCAGCTTGCCCAGATGTGCCAAGTTTCTGGAATG GAATTTAATTGTGAGCCAGTGGTACCGATTTATAGTGCAAGACCGGATCAAGCAAAGAAGGCACTGAGTTATGTATATAACGCTGCTGCAAACAAACTTGGAGGAAAAGAATTGGAGTTGCTAATTGCCATTCTTCCTGACAACAATGGTTCTTTGTATG GTTCTCTGAAGAAAATTTGTGAGACAGATTTGGGGCTGATTTCTCAGTGTTGTCTTACAAAGCATGTATTAAAGATTAGCAAGCAATACCTGTCAAATGTATCGCTGAAAATCAATGTGAAG ATGGGAGGAAGAAATACTGTGCTTTTAGATGCTTTGAGGTGGAAAATTCCACTTGTCAGTGATATTCCAACTATTATATTTGGTGCGGACGTGACTCATCCAGAATCGGGAGAGGATTGTAGTCCATCAATTGCAGCT GTTGTAGCATCACAAGATTGGCCGGAAGTTACTAAATATGCAGGTTTGGTATGTGCTCAGCCTCATAGACAAGAACTCATTCAGGATCTTTATCGGACCTGGCAAGATCCTCAACGGGGAACAATGTCCGGAGGGATGATTAG AGAACTTTTGTTGGCATTCAAGAAAGCCACAGGACAAAAACCACTGAGAATAATATTCTACAG GGATGGTGTCAGTGATGGACAGTTTTATCAGGTCCTACTTTATGAACTCGATGCAATTCGTAAG GCTTGTGCATCTCTTGAACCAGGTTACCAACCTCCAGTAACGTTCATAGTTGTCCAAAAACGTCACCACACACGACTTTTGCCAAACAATCACAATGATAGAAATCATACTGACAGAAGTGGAAACATCCTACCTG GTACTGTGGTTGATACTAAAATTTGTCATCCCACTGAATTTGATTTTTACTTATGTAGTCATGCTGGAATTCAG GGAACTAGTCGTCCTGCACACTATCATGTTCTCTGGGATGAAAACAATTTTACTGCAGATGAAATGCAGTCTTTGACTAACAACCTTTGCTATAC ATATGCTCGATGCACTCGATCTGTTTCTGTAG TTCCTCCGGCATATTATGCTCATTTGGCAGCCTACAGAGCACGTTGCTACGTAGAACCTGACTCGCATGGCAATGGTTCAAAGCGTAGCACACGTACAACGAATGGTTCTGTCAACGTCCGTCCTCTACCAGCATTGAAAGAGAAGGTGAAGAATGTGATGTTCTATTGCTAG